A window of the Cannabis sativa cultivar Pink pepper isolate KNU-18-1 chromosome X, ASM2916894v1, whole genome shotgun sequence genome harbors these coding sequences:
- the LOC133031788 gene encoding uncharacterized protein LOC133031788, which yields MEFEFHMRELDNLDKRIRPYLEKIGHEKWSRYHSENNRYSTMTSNIAEALNSANLAARETPVTTLMECLRAQMQEWTYNNRKEAQKCTTRLTPSSEKKLIGNYVQSLRLTVKPANQNLFEVIDEDRTRIVNLKEKTCTCNRFQKDEMPCNHAVAVMKDLNINTYNYCAQYYTSKAWLQTYEETVYPVGNVREWELPDFFEEIIVLPPKERIKSGRPRKRRMAAAWETKKQNKCGKCGQKGHNKKTCRRITA from the exons ATGGAGTTTGAATTCCATATGAGGGAGCTAGACAACTTGGATAAGCGCATAAGACCGTACCTGGAGAAAATTGGCCATGAAAAATGGTCAAGGTATCATTCAGAAAACAACAG GTACTCTACCATGACATCAAACATAGCTGAGGCACTGAACTCAGCAAATTTAGCAGCAAGGGAAACACCAGTGACAACATTAATGGAGTGCTTGAGGGCACAAATGCAAGAGTGGACATACAATAATAGAAAGGAGGCACAAAAATGCACAACAAGGCTGACACCATCATCTGAGAAAAAACTCATAGGGAACTATGTACAGTCATTGCGACTAACA GTGAAACCAGCAAACCAGAACCTGTTTGAGGTGATAGATGAAGACAGAACAAGAATAGTAAACTTGAAGGAGAAGACGTGCACATGCAATAGATTTCAAAAAGATGAAATGCCATGTAACCATGCAGTCGCCGTCATGAAGGACTTgaacataaacacatacaactaCTGTGCACAATACTACACATCAAAAGCATGGCTGCAAACATATGAAGAAACAGTATACCCAGTTGGAAACGTAAGAGAATGGGAACTTCCagatttttttgaagaaatcaTAGTGTTGCCTCCAAAGGAGAGAATCAAGTCTGGAAGGCCGAGGAAAAGAAGAATGGCAGCAGCTTGGgaaacaaagaaacaaaacaagTGTGGCAAGTGTGGACAAAAGGGACATAACAAAAAGACCTGCAGAAGAATTACAGCATAG
- the LOC115695585 gene encoding uncharacterized protein LOC115695585, which translates to MMIINDKRHETIEKGQIYKDKETLISTLCYFAIKKTFQYKVVKSCTKEYNIVCLDTNCKWSLKATKYGNTETFIIRSYEEEHTCAVTIRFGDQRQATSKLIADFVKPKFLNLKTKCSPADIKTEMKDKYGIKMNYMKAWRSKERAQTQLHGNAKESYNLLPRYLYMLQKTNPGTLIDIEKDDDDSFKYAFVALNAAIKGWPNCKPIIVVDGTFLKAAYGGTLLTANTQDAESKIFPLAYCIVDSENDKSWEWFLKK; encoded by the exons ATGATGATCATCAATGACAAACGACATGAAACAATAGAGAAGGGGCAAATTTACAAGGACAAAGAAACATTGATAAGTACACTATGCTACTTTGCAATCAAGAAGACATTTCAATACAAAGTAGTGAAATCTTGCACAAAAGAATACAACATAGTGTGTTTGGACACAAACTGCAAATGGAGTTTAAAGGCTACAAAATATGGAAACACAGAAACATTCATAATAAGGAGCTACGAAGAAGAACACACATGTGCAGTTACAATAAGATTTGGAGATCAACGACAAGCTACATCAAAGTTGATAGCAGACTTTGTAAAACCAAAATTCTTGAACCTGAAAACAAAGTGCAGCCCTGCAGACATAAAGACAGAAATGAAAGACAAATACGGAATAAAGATGAATTACATGAAAGCATGGCGTAGTAAAGAGCGAGCACAAACCCAGCTACATGGAAATGCTAAAGAGTCGTACAATCTCTTGCCAAGATACCTGTACATGCTACAGAAAACAAAtccag GAACATTAATAGACATAGAGAAAGATGATGATGACAGTTTCAAATATGCATTTGTTGCATTGAATGCTGCTATAAAAGGTTGGCCAAACTGCAAACCAATCATCGTGGTAGACGGTACATTCCTAAAGGCCGCGTATGGAGGCACGTTGCTCACTGCCAACACACAAGATGCAGAATCTAAAATTTTTCCACTAGCATACTGCATAGTTGATTCTGAGAACGATAAATCGTGGGAGtggttcttaaaaaaataa
- the LOC133031787 gene encoding uncharacterized protein LOC133031787 isoform X1 — protein sequence MMSSDGIGGDPCKQISVSENVEVTDRRLVCFEMGATGLNVDSNIELEDDPIPVEETPLVDKRKSKKPIALTSPFMEYDSSISSSKDGSGYGVVKYVAGLCPLDDKIGEDVEHKDEIDFDLWLGEGRRSKKDPHDKEKVYLKGKDKIVPPFRFGVEDVATKMWFHKLAYPGQCLTNSHLDIIFYYLRKKGKYAKEPKVKFTTTDCLFFKTIHALYEKFIAQKKNLSLITAQHAIADYIRGRKMLCGSPWHLCDHVFFIIHMETESHWILGRLNIEERRVYMYNSLSTAMKDSAAIKACQPFAVLLPHFFALFDEFKKENKPVCLDPFKVVKVDGLPQQTSNDCGCFVASFAEYFIDMKPIPPIFDVEKHRDRLAVLFYKYARMKEVEFIDSEDEAPPKGPKKNLS from the exons ATG ATGTCTTCAGATGGAATTGGTGGTGATCCTTGTAAACAGATTTCAGTTTCTGAAAATGTTGAGGTTACGGATCGTCGTCTTGTTTGTTTtgag atggGTGCAACAGGTCTCAATGTTGATTCTAACATTGAACTTGAAGATGACCCAATTCCCGTTGAAGAAACTCCTCTTGTTGACAAGAGGAAATCTAAGAAACCCATAGCGCTGACGTCTCCGTTTATGGAGTATGACTCTTCCATTTCTAGTTCTAAAGATGGTTCTGGTTATGGAGTTGTTAAGTATGTGGCTGGGTTGTGTCCTCTCGATGATAAGATTGGTGAAGATGTAGAACATAAAGACGAGATTGATTTTGACTTGTGGCTTGGTGAAGGACGCCGATCGAAGAAAGAtcc gCATGATAAGGAGAAGGTTTACTTGAAGGGTAAGGATAAGATTGTTCCCCCTTTTCGTTTTGGCGTGGAAGATGTTGCAACCAAGATGTGGTTCCACAAGCTTGCATATCCTGGCCAATGTTTGACTAATTCt CATCTGGACATCATTTTTTACTATCTACGTAAAAAAGGAAAGTATGCAAAGGAGCCAAAGGTTAAGTTCACAACCACCGATTGCTTATTCTTCAAAACCATTCatgctttgtatgaaaaatttattgcacagaaaaaaaatctttctttgataacTGCCCAGCATGCCATTGCTGATTATATAAGAGGTAGAAAAATGTTATGTGGTTCCCCTTGGCATTTGTGCGATCATGTTTTCTTTATCATCCATATGGAGACTGAATCACATTGGATTCTTGGTCGATTGAATATTGAGGAAAGGCGTGTGTACATGTACAACTCCTTGTCGACTGCTATGAAAGATAGTGCTGCTATCAAAGCTTGTCAGCCATTTGCGGTGTTGTTGCCCCACTTTTTTGCTTTGTTTGATGAGttcaaaaaggaaaacaaaCCGGTTTGTTTAGACCCTTTCAAAGTTGTTAAGGTTGATGGTTTGCCTCAACAAACCTCGAA tgACTGTGGTTGTTTCGTTGCATCGTTCGCCGAATACTTTATTGATATGAAACCGATTCCTCCCATATTTGATGTTGAGAAACACCGTGATAGGCTTGCTGTGTTGTTCTATAAGTATGCTCGCATGAAAGAAGTGGAATTTATTGATAGTGAAGATGAGGCTCCTCCAAAGGGTCCAAAGAAGAATTTGTCTTAG
- the LOC133031978 gene encoding uncharacterized protein LOC133031978 codes for MIESEGELKETEPLQILVQSNGHWDDNRNYVDYESSGELISTKCTFEELMRIMMEELQCNHESTQLQLKYQLKEGGQPLQIKDDKSLLFYIKLLTKEVDFTRYPLCLNKTSNTAPPNQTMVWNNMIMESYENNAAQEDLQQPGNNTATTSKQQLSAQTMGSGEVDAFFLETRINVIESTIQQPYNNREKTTAVDEDFDFTDYAKLVAAKWYKELENNQKKKRKWTNT; via the exons ATGATTGAATCAGAAGGAGAATTGAAG GAAACGGAACCATTACAAATATTGGTGCAGAGCAATGGGCATTGGGATGACAACAGAAACTATGTTGATTATGAATCAAGTGGAGAATTAATTTCGACCAAGTGCACTTTTGAGGAACTAATGAGAATAATGATGGAAGAACTCCAATGCAACCATGAATCAACACAACTACAACTGAAATATCAACTGAAGGAAGGAGGCCAACCACTACAaatcaaggatgacaaaagtctGTTGTTCTACATAAAGCTATTAACGAAGGAGGTTGATTTCACAAGGTACCCATTGTGTCTGAACAAAACCAGTAACACGGCACCACCTAACCAAACAATGGTGTGGAACAATATGATCATGGAATCGTATGAGAACAACGCAGCACAGGAAGACTTGCAGCAACCTGGAAACAACACGGCAACAACTTCCAAGCAACAACTATCTGCGCAGACGATGGGATCTGGTGAAGTTGATGCATTTTTCCTAGAAACAAGAATAAATGTCATCGAATCAACCATACAACAACCGTACaacaacagagaaaaaactacaGCAGTAGATGAAGATTTCGACTTCACCGACTATGCAAAGCTTGTGGCTGCGAAATGGTACAAAGAACTAGAAAACAaccagaagaagaagaggaagtggacAAACACGTAA
- the LOC133031787 gene encoding uncharacterized protein LOC133031787 isoform X2, translating into MSSDGIGGDPCKQISVSENVEVTDRRLVCFEMGATGLNVDSNIELEDDPIPVEETPLVDKRKSKKPIALTSPFMEYDSSISSSKDGSGYGVVKYVAGLCPLDDKIGEDVEHKDEIDFDLWLGEGRRSKKDPHDKEKVYLKGKDKIVPPFRFGVEDVATKMWFHKLAYPGQCLTNSHLDIIFYYLRKKGKYAKEPKVKFTTTDCLFFKTIHALYEKFIAQKKNLSLITAQHAIADYIRGRKMLCGSPWHLCDHVFFIIHMETESHWILGRLNIEERRVYMYNSLSTAMKDSAAIKACQPFAVLLPHFFALFDEFKKENKPVCLDPFKVVKVDGLPQQTSNDCGCFVASFAEYFIDMKPIPPIFDVEKHRDRLAVLFYKYARMKEVEFIDSEDEAPPKGPKKNLS; encoded by the exons ATGTCTTCAGATGGAATTGGTGGTGATCCTTGTAAACAGATTTCAGTTTCTGAAAATGTTGAGGTTACGGATCGTCGTCTTGTTTGTTTtgag atggGTGCAACAGGTCTCAATGTTGATTCTAACATTGAACTTGAAGATGACCCAATTCCCGTTGAAGAAACTCCTCTTGTTGACAAGAGGAAATCTAAGAAACCCATAGCGCTGACGTCTCCGTTTATGGAGTATGACTCTTCCATTTCTAGTTCTAAAGATGGTTCTGGTTATGGAGTTGTTAAGTATGTGGCTGGGTTGTGTCCTCTCGATGATAAGATTGGTGAAGATGTAGAACATAAAGACGAGATTGATTTTGACTTGTGGCTTGGTGAAGGACGCCGATCGAAGAAAGAtcc gCATGATAAGGAGAAGGTTTACTTGAAGGGTAAGGATAAGATTGTTCCCCCTTTTCGTTTTGGCGTGGAAGATGTTGCAACCAAGATGTGGTTCCACAAGCTTGCATATCCTGGCCAATGTTTGACTAATTCt CATCTGGACATCATTTTTTACTATCTACGTAAAAAAGGAAAGTATGCAAAGGAGCCAAAGGTTAAGTTCACAACCACCGATTGCTTATTCTTCAAAACCATTCatgctttgtatgaaaaatttattgcacagaaaaaaaatctttctttgataacTGCCCAGCATGCCATTGCTGATTATATAAGAGGTAGAAAAATGTTATGTGGTTCCCCTTGGCATTTGTGCGATCATGTTTTCTTTATCATCCATATGGAGACTGAATCACATTGGATTCTTGGTCGATTGAATATTGAGGAAAGGCGTGTGTACATGTACAACTCCTTGTCGACTGCTATGAAAGATAGTGCTGCTATCAAAGCTTGTCAGCCATTTGCGGTGTTGTTGCCCCACTTTTTTGCTTTGTTTGATGAGttcaaaaaggaaaacaaaCCGGTTTGTTTAGACCCTTTCAAAGTTGTTAAGGTTGATGGTTTGCCTCAACAAACCTCGAA tgACTGTGGTTGTTTCGTTGCATCGTTCGCCGAATACTTTATTGATATGAAACCGATTCCTCCCATATTTGATGTTGAGAAACACCGTGATAGGCTTGCTGTGTTGTTCTATAAGTATGCTCGCATGAAAGAAGTGGAATTTATTGATAGTGAAGATGAGGCTCCTCCAAAGGGTCCAAAGAAGAATTTGTCTTAG